Sequence from the bacterium genome:
GGCAGTTGGAATTTATTCGGGCGGTTTGCCGTTTGAACCAGAGACATTCATCTGCCCGGTGCGGCCGGGCAAGCCGCAACCCTGCGGTTGGTTCAAACTCGCCGCCGTCCGTTGGTTCGGCGGGATTCTCAGGCAAAACGCATTCATGAGGTGCAAAGCAATCATGCTGAATTCGCGATTCATCATTTTGACTGCCGCCGTGTTGCTCACGGCCTGCATGGCCAAAGGGGAGAAACCCGAGATGACCAACCACCTCGCAGTTGCCGACAGCAGCCGCACCATCAAGCCGCTGAAAAAGACCCGCGAGCAATGGCGCCGCCTGCTGCCGCCGGAAGCGTATGGTGTGCTGTTCGAGGAAAACACGGAATATCCCTTTACCAGCCCGCTCAACCGGGAAAAACGCAAAGGCACTTTCATCTGTGCGGCGTGTTACCTGCCATTGTTTTCTTCCGAGGCCAAATTCGAAAGCGGCACGGGCTGGCCGAGTTTCTTCAAGCCGATTGATCCTGCGCATATCGGCTCCAAAACCGATCACAAGCTGATGCTGCCGCGCACGGAGTATCACTGTGCGCGTTGCGGCGGGCATCAAGGCCATGTGTTTGATGATGGTCCGCCGCCCACCGGCCAGCGCTGGTGCAACAATGGCGTTGCGCTGAAATTCATTCCCGAAGGTGAGCCGCTGCCGGCGCTGCGCGACTAGCCGGCGCCGTTTCCCAAATCACTTACAGTCGCAGCGCTCCAGCAACGGCTTGACCGTTGCAGCGGCGGCCGCGTTGCTACTCTCGTCCGCGACCCGCGGCGCGCTGTCGCCGCTTGCGACTTCAACCCTGGACCATAATCTCGCGAGTCGATAAAATGAGAACACTCTTTGCAGCAGCCGCACTGATGCTTTTCTCCTGCCAATCTTCCGGACAGGACAGTCACGAGGCTGCGCCGGCACCGGCGAGCGCAGTGCCGGCACAACATCTCGCCCGGGCAACATTTGCCGGTGGGTGCTTTTGGTGCATGGAAGCGCCGTTCGATGAAGTGGCGGGCGTGGTTTCCACAACCTCGGGCTATGCCGGCGGCAACAAAATCAATCCGACCTATGAAGAAGTCTCTGCCGGCGGAACCGGTCACGCCGAGGCGGTGCAGGTGGCGTATGATTCTACCCGCATCAGTTATGCCCAACTGCTCGCGGTGTTTTGGCGCAATATCGATCCGCTCACACCCAACCGCCAGTTTTGCGACAGCGGCACGCAATACCGCTCCGCGATTTTTTATCACAATGAGGAGCAGCGCCGCCTGGCAGAGGCCTCGAAACAGCGCCTGGCAGGCCGCTTTTCGCAGCCGATCGTCACGGAGGTTGTCCCGCTCCAGACTTTCTATCCCGCCGAGGAGTATCATCAAGATTTCTACAAGAAGAACCCGCTGCGCTACAAAGCTTATCGCAGCGGCTGCGGGCGCGACCGGCGTCTGCAGGAGCTGTGGGGCGGGCAGAAATAAGTGTGTCTCGAGCATGGTAAATGGGCAGCGCAGTCGCCGCTGAAATTCAATTGAGGGAGAGTGGCATGATCCTCGCTGGTGATGTTGGCGGCACCAAAGCACGTCTGGCATTGTACCGCATCGTGCACAACCAGCTTGTCCGCGAGAGTACCGCAACCTTTGCGGTGCGCGAGCACGGCAGCTTGGAGGAAGTGGCGGCGGCATTCGTGGCCCGCCAGCAAGCGCGCGTTGCGCAAGTCTGCATCGGCGTACCCGGGCCGGTGGTGCAGGGTAGATCCCGGGCGGTCAATCTGCCCTGGCTGCTCGATGAGCAAAGTCTCAAACAGGCGCTTCGCCTCGAGGGCGTGAAGCTGGTCAATGATCTCTTCGCAACAGCCGCGTCCATTCCTCTACTCGCAGCCGATGACTTGATCACGCTCCATCCGGGTGAGGCGCCGGGCCCGGAGGCGACCTACGCTGTGCTGGCACCGGGAACCGGCTTGGGGCAGGGATTCTACAGCAGCCTCGCCGGCGTGCTGCCTTCGGAAGGCGGCCATGCTGATTTTGCTCCCACCAATGAAATCGAAATCGAGCTGTTGCGCTTCTTGCGCACCCGGCTGCGGCGGGTGAGCTACGAGCGGGTGTTGTCAGGCCCGGGTTTGGTGAATATCTATGAATTTCTGCGGGAGACCGGTCGCGCGGCTGAGCCGCCGGAGTTGCGCGAACGTATGCAGCGCGACGATCCGGCAGCGGTGATCGCAACCGCCGGCCAAGCCAATGAATTCCCAATTTGCGCGCAAGCCCTTGACCTCTTCGCTGCCATCCTTGGCGCGCAGGCGGGGAACCTGGTGCTGCATCTGCTGGCAACCGGCGGTGTCTACTTGGGCGGCGGCGTGTCGATGAAAATCGCCAACAAGCTCAGGGACGGCACAGTGGTAAAGTCTTACCTCAACAAGGGTCGGCTGTCGGACTTGGTGAAGAAAACGCCACTGCACATCATCCGAGACGATCATGCCGCGCTGCTCGGTGCCGCATCATTGGCCCGCAACTTGTAGCGTGGCTCGCCCTGTCTGCGACGGCCGCAGGGGAGAAGCTTCTGTTTCGCAATGCCGCCGCAGCGACCTCTTCGAATTTTGTTCCGCACTCGCAGCAACTACAATCACACAAGGAAAACATGGCGTGGAATCCCTGGCGCGGCCTGGGGAATTTGCCGCGTGAAGTCTGGTGGCTTGCGTTGGTCACCTTCATCAATCGCGCCGGCATGATGGCCCTGCCGTTTCTTGTTCTGTACCTGACCAAGCATCGCGGCTACGCGCCCACCACCGCCGGCTTTGCGCTCACGCTTTACGGTTTCAGCGCGCTGCTCTCCGCGCCTTTTGCCGGCAGGCTCAGCGATCGCATCGGACCCTGGCGCCAGATGGAACTGTCCCTGTTGTTCTCCGGCGGTTTGCTGATCCTGTTTCCGTGGGTGCGGAACTTGGAGAGCACGCTTGGCCTCATCGTTCTGTGGGCGGTGGTCAGCGAAGCCTTTCGGCCGGCCAGCCTGGCTGCGATTGTCGATCTCGTGCAACCCGAGCAGCGCAAGGCCGCATATTCTCTCAACCGCCTGGCGATCAATCTGGGCATGAGCATCGGCCCGCTGGCCGGCGGTTTCATTCTTCTGGTTTCGTATCCGCTGCTCTTCTGGGTGGATGGCGCCACTTCGCTGGCCGCCGGATTGTTTCTGCTCTCCAAGCGCCACGTGCGAGCGCCGCACACGGCACCGGCAGCCTCTTCACCCTTGCGGCTGCAATCCTTGCGGGATACACGCTTGCGGTATTTTCTGTTGGCGATCGTGCCGGTGGTACTCGTCTTCTTTCAGCACAACGGCACACTGCCGCTTTTTCTCGTGCGCGATCTGCATCTGCCGGAATCGGCGTACGGCATGTTATTCACGGTGAATACGCTGCTCATTGTAGCCTTGGAAGTACCGCTCAACCTGGCGATGACCCATTGGCCGCATCGCCATGCGCTGGCACTGGGCGCTTTTCTCATCGCCGCCGGTTTTGGCGTGACGGGATTTGCCGGCGGTTTCGCGAGCGCAGCGGCTGCCGTTGCGGTCTGGACTTTCGGCGAGATGATCTTCTTGCCCGGCGCGGCGGCCTACATGGCGGAAATCGCGCCGGCCGCACAACGGGGTGAATACATGGGAATGTATCAAATGACCTTCAGCTTGGGCTTCACCTTGAGCGGCGCCTTGGGCACATTCATTTTCGAGCGACTTGGCGCCGGCAATCTGTGGACGATTATGTTTCTCGCGGGCAGCTTGTCGGCTTGCCTGCTCAGGCAAATCAAATCTCAACCAAGCCGGCCGCCTCATGCCTAGCGCAGTCTGCCAACCTGCCAGCGAACCAAGCTGGAAGAGACTCCGCCGGCGCGCTGGTTTTTCCAGAGCAATTCTCTCCGCCAGTATTCAGGTCAATGAAAACCGGAGCCCTTGGGCGGCAGTGGAGAAAATTCCAATCAAAACCACGATGGGCAAGACCACTATCGATTTCATCCTGCCAGGGATCCTGTGAAGATTGGGGCACCCGCCTTCGCCATTCGCCTCAAAAGCTCACCGCCGAGACGCAGAGACCGCCGAGAAGGACTCTCTTGATTCTAAAACTCTGCGCACTCCGCGGTTCCGCGGTGCAGGCGTTTGCTTTGTGGTCAAGAATCTTTCAGAATTTTGTTCTGACTTCGCGCGCCTTACGGCCTATTGAGGACAGGACTCTTGCTTTTTGCGCCTTCGTACCTTGGTGGTTCAAGCGCTTTGAGAATTTTACTCTATGTTAGAATAGGCAGCCTGCATAGGGACGCAAATTGCCGCAAACAAATTCGTAGTGAACAAAAGTCTGCACCGGCAGTTTTTTTTTCAGAGACTGCATCCCAACGCGGGAATCGCCCGTAAGAGTTGCGCTGCTTTTTGATGAATTCTTGGCCATCAACAAGCGTACAGCTTTCAGCCAGGAGCGGAGGCGGTGGTGAGGCACCGCCGGTTTATCTTTACATCCTTACTCATATTTCAGGAGGTTTTGATTTATGAAGCGATTTGGTGTGATGGTTGCGCTCTTGTCCGTGCTGGGCTTGACCATTCCTGCAAGTGCCCAGGTCCAGGTTGGTGTGATGGGCGGCCTGAACTTGGCCAAACTGAATGTGGATCCCGATATGGGTCTTGATATCTCCAACCGCACGGCATTTGGCGCGGGTGGTGTGCTGCAAGTGGGTCTGGCAGAGAATCTTTCGCTGCAATTGCAGCCCATGTATTTGCAGAAGGGCGCGAAAGGCGAAGGTGAGTTTTCCGATCCGGAATCCGGCCTGTCCGGCAAAGCTGAAACCACGGCCAAGGCCGCTTTCCTGGAAGTGCCGGCCATGCTGAAATTCAACCTCAGCTCCGGCAATACCAAACCCTACATCATGGCCGGCCCGATGATCGGCTTCCTGCTGAGCAACAAGCAAGAGATCAAAATCACCGGCAGCGGTTTCGAGGACTACAGTGAAGAAGTGGACATCAAGGATGAAACCAAGAGCATCGATTTTGGCCTCGGCTTTGGCGCCGGCGTCAGCTTTCCGGCGGGCAACAATTCGCTGTTCGTTGAAGGCCGCTACGCTCTCGGCTTGACCAACTTGAATGATGATCCCGAGGATTCTGAAACCTCGATCAAGACTCGCGGCATTCAGGTGATGGCGGGCGTGACCTTTCCGCTGGGCCAGTAAGCATTACCGCATTCCGCAATCAAACAAAGGCATGGCTCTCACCGCCATGCCTTTGCTATTGCCTGCCGCTGCAGCGACTGCAAGGCCAGGCCCCACCACCGCCCCGCACCGCGTGACAGAGATTTTTTCTTTTTGTTGGCTGTATGCCGTTGCGTTCCGATTCAATCCAATTGGAAGTATTTCATCTCAACGCAAGGAGGCAGTCATGCGCAAAAACCGTTTGCTCCTGCTGGCTGGTGTGTTGCTTCTCGCTGCCACGGCTTCGGCTCAGGACCAGGAACCGTCAAAAGCAGTCATGCCGATGACGCCCCCGGGGCCGCTGACCGACGACCTCATGCAGTGGATGGTGGGTGAATGGGAAGGCTGGAGCTCGACGCCAGTGGGCAAATCGCAAGACTGGCAAAAGATCGAATGGGCGCTCGACAACCAGTTTCTCCTGATTCATTTCACTGGCAAAACCACGGAGGTCAATCAGCAAGCCAGGCAGGCCATGGCCGAGGCCATGAAGCTGTCCAAAGCAGACATGGACAAAATGCAAAACATGGTCTACAAAGGCATGGGCACGATAACGTTGAACCGCATGACCGGCGAGGTGATCGCGTCCTGGTTCGACAACTTGCGCGGCGTTTATACTGCAACCGGCCGGCGGGAGGGCAACAAACTCATCACCATTTGGCCATCTCCCATGGGGCCGGAAACTCGAACCTTCGAGAAAATCAGCGACGACAAAATGGTGACGACATTCAAAGGCAAGGATTTCACCGGAAAGGACGCCGAGGCGCGCGGCGAATACACCCGCACAAAGAGCGCGTTGAAAAACTGAGGATCAATCCTTTATCCTCGCAACGCAGCCTGCCCGACTGCGGCCGAACCGGGTTGGAATAGGCTTCGCGGGCGCGTGAGTGGTCTGTTACCACGAAATGGAGAGCTGCCACCAATGTCATCCTGCCAGGATCCTGTGAAGATTTGAGCACGCTGCAATCGTTTTGTCTCAAATGATTTTGATACCAAGGCTTTCATAATTTTCTTCTGACTTTGAGCGTCTGATGGCACAAGAGGCCGGTTTACACCGGCCTTTTGTGTTTCT
This genomic interval carries:
- the msrB gene encoding peptide-methionine (R)-S-oxide reductase MsrB, which produces MTNHLAVADSSRTIKPLKKTREQWRRLLPPEAYGVLFEENTEYPFTSPLNREKRKGTFICAACYLPLFSSEAKFESGTGWPSFFKPIDPAHIGSKTDHKLMLPRTEYHCARCGGHQGHVFDDGPPPTGQRWCNNGVALKFIPEGEPLPALRD
- the msrA gene encoding peptide-methionine (S)-S-oxide reductase MsrA, with amino-acid sequence MLFSCQSSGQDSHEAAPAPASAVPAQHLARATFAGGCFWCMEAPFDEVAGVVSTTSGYAGGNKINPTYEEVSAGGTGHAEAVQVAYDSTRISYAQLLAVFWRNIDPLTPNRQFCDSGTQYRSAIFYHNEEQRRLAEASKQRLAGRFSQPIVTEVVPLQTFYPAEEYHQDFYKKNPLRYKAYRSGCGRDRRLQELWGGQK
- the glk gene encoding glucokinase produces the protein MILAGDVGGTKARLALYRIVHNQLVRESTATFAVREHGSLEEVAAAFVARQQARVAQVCIGVPGPVVQGRSRAVNLPWLLDEQSLKQALRLEGVKLVNDLFATAASIPLLAADDLITLHPGEAPGPEATYAVLAPGTGLGQGFYSSLAGVLPSEGGHADFAPTNEIEIELLRFLRTRLRRVSYERVLSGPGLVNIYEFLRETGRAAEPPELRERMQRDDPAAVIATAGQANEFPICAQALDLFAAILGAQAGNLVLHLLATGGVYLGGGVSMKIANKLRDGTVVKSYLNKGRLSDLVKKTPLHIIRDDHAALLGAASLARNL
- a CDS encoding MFS transporter, which codes for MAWNPWRGLGNLPREVWWLALVTFINRAGMMALPFLVLYLTKHRGYAPTTAGFALTLYGFSALLSAPFAGRLSDRIGPWRQMELSLLFSGGLLILFPWVRNLESTLGLIVLWAVVSEAFRPASLAAIVDLVQPEQRKAAYSLNRLAINLGMSIGPLAGGFILLVSYPLLFWVDGATSLAAGLFLLSKRHVRAPHTAPAASSPLRLQSLRDTRLRYFLLAIVPVVLVFFQHNGTLPLFLVRDLHLPESAYGMLFTVNTLLIVALEVPLNLAMTHWPHRHALALGAFLIAAGFGVTGFAGGFASAAAAVAVWTFGEMIFLPGAAAYMAEIAPAAQRGEYMGMYQMTFSLGFTLSGALGTFIFERLGAGNLWTIMFLAGSLSACLLRQIKSQPSRPPHA
- a CDS encoding PorT family protein, with protein sequence MKRFGVMVALLSVLGLTIPASAQVQVGVMGGLNLAKLNVDPDMGLDISNRTAFGAGGVLQVGLAENLSLQLQPMYLQKGAKGEGEFSDPESGLSGKAETTAKAAFLEVPAMLKFNLSSGNTKPYIMAGPMIGFLLSNKQEIKITGSGFEDYSEEVDIKDETKSIDFGLGFGAGVSFPAGNNSLFVEGRYALGLTNLNDDPEDSETSIKTRGIQVMAGVTFPLGQ